A region from the Molothrus aeneus isolate 106 chromosome 17, BPBGC_Maene_1.0, whole genome shotgun sequence genome encodes:
- the LOC136564105 gene encoding bcl-2-binding component 3, isoforms 3/4-like produces MDPARPTLPGKPHPPQGRRSCLNSNRRALNTPLNPRRPPLAALPQPAHADWLLPRAARPPIGCRARSAAPRGAHAPRPPLRRRCRRAARYALCTPPETPPSTPGPGRGAALLPPRVGPSASGAIVWVPLRTGRAGPEPPSASQPSGPGQCHVPPALRGERQVPRHRPARTLRAAAPGSAQSRAAPEETPGQRERGRSANAAREQRSERGVRRC; encoded by the exons ATGGACCCTGCCCGCCCCACGCTCCCCGGGAAGCCGCATCCGCCTCAGGGCCGCCGGAGCTGTTTGAATTCAAACCGCCGCGCCTTAAATACCCCTTTAAACCCCCGCCGCCCGCCATTGGCCGCGCTCCCGCAGCCCGCGCACGCTGATTGGCTCCTCCCGCGGGCGGCCCGCCCGCCCATTGGCTGCCGGGCGCGCTCCGCCGCGCCGCGAGGGGCGCACGCGCCACGCCCGCCTCTCCGCCGGCGTTGTCGCCGCGCGGCGCGTTACGCACTTTGC ACTCCCCCCGAGACACCCCCGTCCACCCCCGGGCCAGGCCGGGGAGCGGCGCTGCTGCCACCGCGCGTGGGGCCGAGCGCGAGCGGGGCCATTGTGTGGGTGCCCCTCCGGACGGGCCGAGCAGGGCCGGAGCCTCCCAGTGCGTCCCAGCCGAGCGGCCCCGGGCAGTGCCACGTGCCGCCAGCGCTGCGGGGTGAGCGCCAAGTGCCAAGGCACCGCCCGGCCCGGACCCTTCGCGCCGCAGCCCCCGGCAGCGCCCAGAGCCGCGCGGCTCCCGAGGAGACGCCGGGACAGCGGGAGCGCGGCCGGTCAGCGAACGCGGCCCGCGAGCAGCGCAGCGAGCGCGGCGTGAGGCGCTGCTAG
- the CSTF1 gene encoding cleavage stimulation factor subunit 1 isoform X2 → MSGRRVAAACDRRQLPRGMGSMAAPLLDPRPLRLPFLEADAPPRQSLLTMYRTKVSLKDRQQLYKLIISQLLYDGYINIANGLINEIKPQSVCAPSEQLLHLIKLGMENDDSAVQYAIGRSDTVAPGTGIDLEFDADVQTMSPEASEYETCYVTSHKGPCRVATYSRDGQLIATGSADASIKILDTERMLAKSAMPIEVMMNETAQQNMENHPVIRTLYDHVDEVTCLAFHPTEQILASGSRDYTLKLFDYSKPSAKRAFKYIQEAEMLRSISFHPSGDFILVGTQHPTLRLYDINTFQCFVSCNPQDQHTDAICSVNYNASANMYVTGSKDGCIKLWDGVSNRCITTFEKAHDGAEVCSAIFSKNSKYILSSGKDSVAKLWEISTGRTLVKYTGAGLSGRQVHRTQAVFNHTEDYVLLPDERTISLCCWDSRTAERRNLLSLGHNSIVRCIVHSPTNPGFMTCSDDYRARFWYRRSTTD, encoded by the exons ATGTCGGGTCGCCGTGTCGCTGCAGCGTGTGATAGACGACAGCTGCCCCGGGGCATGGGGAGCATGGCAGCCCCGCTGCTCGACCCGCGCCCGCTCCGGCTGCCCTTTCTCGAGGCTGAC GCCCCCCCAAGGCAGTCCCTGCTCACAATGTATAGGACAAAAGTCAGTTTGAAAGATCGTCAGCAACTTTACAAACTGATAATTAGCCAGCTGCTCTATGATGGATACATCAACATTGCCAATGGCTTGATAAATGAGATCAAACCACAGTCTGTGTGTGCACCCTCTGAACAACTGCTGCACCTAATTAAGTTAG gcatgGAGAACGATGACAGTGCTGTGCAGTACGCCATCGGCCGCTCGGACACCGTGGCACCGGGCACCGGCATCGACCTGGAGTTCGATGCTGACGTGCAGACCATGTCCCCCGAGGCCTCCGAGTACGAGACCTGCTACGTGACATCCCACAAGGGACCCTGCCGCGTGGCCACCTACAGCAGGGACGGGCAGCTGATAGCCACGGGCTCGGCCGACGCCTCCATCAAAATCCTGGACACCGAGAGGATGCTGGCCAAGAGCGCCATGCCCATCGAG GTCATGATGAATGAGACAGCGCAGCAGAACATGGAGAACCACCCGGTGATCCGGACTCTGTACGATCACGTGGATGAGGTGACGTGTTTGGCTTTCCACCCAACAGAACAGATCCTGGCTTCTGGCTCAAGGGACTACACACTTAAATTGTTTGATTATTCAAAACCTTCTGCCAAAAGAGCCTTCAAGTACATCCAG GAAGCAGAGATGTTACGCTCCATTTCTTTCCACCCTTCTGGGGATTTCATCCTGGTGGGGACCCAGCACCCAACCCTTCGTCTGTACGACATCAACACCTTCCAGTGCTTCGTGTCCTGCAACCCCCAGGACCAGCACACGGACGCCATCTGCTCCGTCAACTACAACGCCAGCGCCAACATGTACGTGACAGGCAGCAAGGATGGCTGCATCAAACTCTGGGATGGGGTCTCCAACCGCTGCATCACCACCTTTGAGAAGGCACACGATGGAGCTGAAGTCTGTTCTgctattttttccaaaaattcCAAGTATATTTTGTCCAGTGGGAAAGACTCTGTGGCTAAACTCTGGGAGATATCCACTGGTCGGACGCTGGTGAAATACACAG GTGCCGGTCTGAGCGGGCGCCAGGTGCACAGGACTCAGGCTGTGTTCAACCACACGGAGGATTACGTGCTGCTGCCCGACGAGAGAACcatcagcctgtgctgctgggactCGCGCACGGCCGAGCGCCGGaacctgctgtccctgggccaCAACAGCATCGTGCGCTGCATCGTGCACTCCCCCACCAACCCCGGCTTCATGACCTGCAGCGACGACTACCGAGCCAGGTTCTGGTACAGGAGATCCACCACGGACTGA
- the CSTF1 gene encoding cleavage stimulation factor subunit 1 isoform X1, which translates to MSGRRVAAACDRRQLPRGMGSMAAPLLDPRPLRLPFLEADSRLPSMCGRSMQQPSRRSVLRARPPPPLPPPPLDALRAPAAILGAERGRQKEGSAPPRQSLLTMYRTKVSLKDRQQLYKLIISQLLYDGYINIANGLINEIKPQSVCAPSEQLLHLIKLGMENDDSAVQYAIGRSDTVAPGTGIDLEFDADVQTMSPEASEYETCYVTSHKGPCRVATYSRDGQLIATGSADASIKILDTERMLAKSAMPIEVMMNETAQQNMENHPVIRTLYDHVDEVTCLAFHPTEQILASGSRDYTLKLFDYSKPSAKRAFKYIQEAEMLRSISFHPSGDFILVGTQHPTLRLYDINTFQCFVSCNPQDQHTDAICSVNYNASANMYVTGSKDGCIKLWDGVSNRCITTFEKAHDGAEVCSAIFSKNSKYILSSGKDSVAKLWEISTGRTLVKYTGAGLSGRQVHRTQAVFNHTEDYVLLPDERTISLCCWDSRTAERRNLLSLGHNSIVRCIVHSPTNPGFMTCSDDYRARFWYRRSTTD; encoded by the exons ATGTCGGGTCGCCGTGTCGCTGCAGCGTGTGATAGACGACAGCTGCCCCGGGGCATGGGGAGCATGGCAGCCCCGCTGCTCGACCCGCGCCCGCTCCGGCTGCCCTTTCTCGAGGCTGAC AGCCGCCTCCCATCGATGTGCGGGCGCTCGATGCAGCAGCCTTCGCGGAGGAGCGTCCTGCgggcccggccgcccccgccgctgccgccgccgccgctcgaTGCGCTCCGCGCTCCCGCCGCCATCTTAGGGGCAGAGCGCGGGCGGCAGAAGGAAGGCTCG GCCCCCCCAAGGCAGTCCCTGCTCACAATGTATAGGACAAAAGTCAGTTTGAAAGATCGTCAGCAACTTTACAAACTGATAATTAGCCAGCTGCTCTATGATGGATACATCAACATTGCCAATGGCTTGATAAATGAGATCAAACCACAGTCTGTGTGTGCACCCTCTGAACAACTGCTGCACCTAATTAAGTTAG gcatgGAGAACGATGACAGTGCTGTGCAGTACGCCATCGGCCGCTCGGACACCGTGGCACCGGGCACCGGCATCGACCTGGAGTTCGATGCTGACGTGCAGACCATGTCCCCCGAGGCCTCCGAGTACGAGACCTGCTACGTGACATCCCACAAGGGACCCTGCCGCGTGGCCACCTACAGCAGGGACGGGCAGCTGATAGCCACGGGCTCGGCCGACGCCTCCATCAAAATCCTGGACACCGAGAGGATGCTGGCCAAGAGCGCCATGCCCATCGAG GTCATGATGAATGAGACAGCGCAGCAGAACATGGAGAACCACCCGGTGATCCGGACTCTGTACGATCACGTGGATGAGGTGACGTGTTTGGCTTTCCACCCAACAGAACAGATCCTGGCTTCTGGCTCAAGGGACTACACACTTAAATTGTTTGATTATTCAAAACCTTCTGCCAAAAGAGCCTTCAAGTACATCCAG GAAGCAGAGATGTTACGCTCCATTTCTTTCCACCCTTCTGGGGATTTCATCCTGGTGGGGACCCAGCACCCAACCCTTCGTCTGTACGACATCAACACCTTCCAGTGCTTCGTGTCCTGCAACCCCCAGGACCAGCACACGGACGCCATCTGCTCCGTCAACTACAACGCCAGCGCCAACATGTACGTGACAGGCAGCAAGGATGGCTGCATCAAACTCTGGGATGGGGTCTCCAACCGCTGCATCACCACCTTTGAGAAGGCACACGATGGAGCTGAAGTCTGTTCTgctattttttccaaaaattcCAAGTATATTTTGTCCAGTGGGAAAGACTCTGTGGCTAAACTCTGGGAGATATCCACTGGTCGGACGCTGGTGAAATACACAG GTGCCGGTCTGAGCGGGCGCCAGGTGCACAGGACTCAGGCTGTGTTCAACCACACGGAGGATTACGTGCTGCTGCCCGACGAGAGAACcatcagcctgtgctgctgggactCGCGCACGGCCGAGCGCCGGaacctgctgtccctgggccaCAACAGCATCGTGCGCTGCATCGTGCACTCCCCCACCAACCCCGGCTTCATGACCTGCAGCGACGACTACCGAGCCAGGTTCTGGTACAGGAGATCCACCACGGACTGA